In Oscillatoria acuminata PCC 6304, a single window of DNA contains:
- a CDS encoding mechanosensitive ion channel family protein — translation MAYLGGFLLGAMMAIASPSFAQEEMEMPPPSPTTEETVPGLTDPFFADVIVQGRPIFQVGSVGNLTARERAQIINRRLSSLMSQSETVDSITVQYNQAENYATLQVNNRVIMTVIEQDSEDFGVENAQVLANQWAEELNRALDRPPLAIDVAQRLNATVRNLLQDAISNLPSLVGALIVILFTWGVAITVRKIAYTWAQQTEGDRSTELLISRLGYGAIWVIGWVIALGVLGLDFAALLGALGLTSVAIGFSLKDVLSNYIAGVILLAVRPFRIGDQIAIGDYEGTVTEVQLRATTIKTYDGRLIYIPNQEVFSSSITNNTASPRRRTSVIVGIDYEADINQAKAAILKALSELDLVERSPAPEVLVQELAASTINLEIRFWVDSRRAEFLEMTSQGAQIIKEALDGVHIEMPTDIYTLTFRNLPPSISSQINSSPPAG, via the coding sequence ATGGCTTACCTAGGGGGGTTCCTCTTAGGCGCAATGATGGCGATCGCTTCCCCGAGTTTCGCACAAGAGGAGATGGAGATGCCTCCACCTTCACCAACAACGGAGGAGACTGTACCCGGGTTGACTGACCCCTTTTTTGCCGATGTCATTGTGCAAGGCAGACCGATTTTTCAAGTGGGCAGTGTGGGAAATCTGACCGCACGAGAGCGCGCACAGATTATCAACCGACGCCTCAGCAGTCTGATGAGTCAATCTGAAACTGTAGACTCGATTACGGTTCAGTATAATCAGGCGGAAAATTATGCCACGTTGCAAGTCAACAACCGCGTGATTATGACGGTAATCGAGCAGGATTCCGAGGATTTTGGGGTGGAAAATGCTCAAGTTTTAGCCAATCAGTGGGCAGAGGAATTGAACCGAGCGCTTGATCGTCCTCCCCTGGCGATCGATGTTGCCCAACGCCTCAATGCCACGGTGCGGAATTTACTTCAAGATGCCATTAGTAACTTACCCTCGTTGGTGGGAGCATTAATTGTCATTTTATTCACTTGGGGGGTGGCCATTACTGTTCGCAAAATTGCCTATACTTGGGCGCAACAAACCGAAGGCGATCGCAGTACGGAACTGTTGATTTCTCGATTGGGTTATGGGGCAATTTGGGTCATTGGTTGGGTGATTGCCTTGGGCGTTTTAGGACTGGATTTTGCCGCTTTACTTGGAGCATTAGGACTCACCAGCGTGGCCATTGGTTTTAGTTTAAAAGATGTTTTGAGTAACTACATTGCCGGAGTGATTTTACTGGCGGTTCGTCCGTTTCGGATTGGGGACCAGATTGCGATCGGTGACTATGAAGGCACCGTCACCGAAGTTCAACTCCGCGCCACGACAATTAAAACCTATGATGGACGGCTGATTTATATCCCCAATCAAGAAGTTTTTTCATCCAGCATTACCAACAATACTGCTTCACCTCGACGACGCACATCGGTGATAGTTGGCATTGATTATGAAGCTGACATTAACCAGGCGAAAGCCGCCATTTTAAAAGCCCTATCTGAACTTGACTTAGTAGAACGCAGTCCGGCACCGGAAGTCCTCGTTCAGGAATTGGCTGCCAGTACGATTAATTTAGAAATTCGCTTTTGGGTGGATTCGCGACGAGCAGAGTTTTTGGAAATGACCTCTCAGGGCGCTCAAATAATTAAAGAGGCATTGGACGGAGTGCATATCGAAATGCCAACGGACATTTATACCCTGACTTTCCGCAATTTGCCTCCCTCGATTTCCTCACAGATTAATTCATCCCCACCCGCTGGCTAA
- the recA gene encoding recombinase RecA has translation MATASTANSEKDKALKVVLSQIERSFGKGAIMRLGDATKMRVETIPSGALTLDLALGGGLPKGRVIEIYGPESAGKTTLALHALAEVQKAGGLAAFVDAEHALDPSYAAKVGVDIENLLVSQPDTGEMALEIADQLVRSAAVDLVVIDSVAALVPRAEIEGQMGDPTIGLQARLMSHALRKITGNIGKSGCTVIFLNQLRQKIGGYGNPETTTGGNALKFYASVRLDIRRIQTLKKGTEEYGIRAKVKVAKNKVAPPFRIAEFDILFGKGISNMGCLIDLAEETGVINRKGAWYSYNGDNIGQGRDNSLKYLEENLPITNEIEKKVREQLELGAVVSANSVGHSNRDGDDDIDGDGYEVEYVDEEDAD, from the coding sequence ATGGCTACAGCAAGCACAGCGAATTCTGAAAAAGACAAGGCCCTAAAAGTCGTACTTTCCCAAATTGAGCGCAGCTTTGGCAAAGGGGCGATTATGCGCCTGGGTGATGCCACCAAGATGAGGGTCGAAACGATTCCATCAGGGGCGCTTACTCTCGATTTAGCCCTGGGTGGCGGGTTGCCAAAAGGCCGCGTCATTGAGATTTACGGACCAGAAAGTGCCGGTAAAACCACCCTGGCACTCCACGCGCTTGCAGAAGTTCAAAAAGCTGGGGGACTAGCTGCTTTTGTGGATGCGGAACACGCCTTAGACCCGAGTTATGCCGCAAAAGTGGGGGTTGATATCGAAAATTTACTCGTCTCTCAACCGGATACGGGAGAGATGGCCCTAGAAATTGCGGATCAGTTAGTGCGATCGGCAGCAGTGGACCTCGTGGTGATTGACTCCGTGGCGGCCCTAGTCCCTCGGGCGGAAATCGAGGGACAAATGGGCGACCCCACCATCGGGTTACAAGCGCGGTTAATGAGTCATGCCTTACGGAAGATTACCGGAAATATTGGTAAATCCGGCTGTACAGTGATTTTCCTCAACCAGTTACGGCAAAAAATTGGCGGTTACGGCAACCCGGAAACCACCACCGGGGGAAATGCGCTCAAATTCTACGCATCGGTGCGTCTGGATATCCGCCGGATTCAAACCTTGAAAAAAGGCACGGAAGAATACGGAATTCGGGCGAAAGTTAAAGTTGCCAAAAATAAAGTCGCGCCGCCATTCCGGATTGCTGAATTTGATATTTTGTTCGGCAAGGGCATTTCTAATATGGGATGCTTGATTGACCTAGCAGAAGAAACCGGCGTGATTAACCGTAAAGGCGCTTGGTATAGCTACAACGGAGATAATATCGGTCAAGGACGGGATAATTCTCTGAAGTATCTGGAAGAAAATCTCCCCATCACCAACGAAATTGAGAAGAAGGTGCGAGAACAGTTAGAACTCGGCGCTGTGGTTTCTGCCAACTCCGTAGGACATTCTAATCGAGATGGTGATGATGACATCGATGGAGATGGTTATGAAGTTGAGTATGTGGATGAGGAGGATGCCGATTAA
- a CDS encoding HIRAN domain-containing protein, giving the protein MLKKLFIAWQDPLSRAWFVIAQLTHSGESYQFRYLQGVKEAREKTGFKGLFSFPNLEKVYESPELFAFFSNRILRRSRPDYPDYMSWLDLPESEYDPMAMLSRSGGTKVTDHFALFPYPKLDDRGRYHLYFFTHGLRYLPTASADRILTLQVGDRLFLLHDFQNEFDRLALMLRTEDAHLVGYCPRYLREDIFEIFQQNPHAVTITVERVNPPPAFLPMRLLCHLTVDWEGFQPFSSSMYQPLPEAVTILESS; this is encoded by the coding sequence ATGTTAAAAAAATTGTTTATTGCTTGGCAAGATCCATTGAGTCGGGCTTGGTTTGTAATCGCCCAATTAACTCACTCGGGAGAGTCCTATCAATTTCGTTATCTCCAAGGCGTTAAAGAGGCACGGGAAAAAACGGGGTTTAAAGGATTATTCTCGTTTCCAAATTTAGAAAAAGTCTATGAATCTCCTGAACTCTTTGCCTTTTTCTCCAATCGAATTTTAAGACGATCGCGTCCTGATTATCCAGATTATATGAGTTGGTTAGATCTGCCCGAGTCGGAATATGACCCAATGGCAATGCTTTCTCGCAGTGGGGGGACCAAGGTGACCGATCATTTTGCCCTGTTTCCCTATCCGAAATTAGACGATCGTGGACGGTATCATCTCTACTTTTTTACACATGGGTTACGATATTTACCGACTGCCAGTGCCGATCGCATTCTGACTCTGCAAGTCGGCGATCGTTTATTCTTGCTGCACGACTTCCAGAATGAATTTGATCGCCTTGCCTTGATGTTACGGACTGAAGATGCTCATTTAGTCGGTTACTGCCCCAGATATTTACGAGAGGATATCTTTGAAATTTTCCAGCAGAATCCTCACGCCGTAACGATTACCGTAGAGCGGGTTAATCCGCCACCGGCCTTTTTGCCCATGCGGTTACTCTGTCATCTGACCGTTGATTGGGAAGGATTCCAGCCCTTTTCTAGTTCGATGTATCAACCCCTGCCCGAAGCAGTCACTATTTTAGAATCATCCTGA
- a CDS encoding CHASE2 domain-containing protein, which yields MFNQKIPKPRFFIGQSPDVTAKKIKQVLWEWRGVFITAPTVALLTIAVRSLGVLQLLEWATLDLFFRWRPVEPTNSRIAIVAISESDIQRAQTWPISDQVLAQLLKTIKSHEPAAIGLDIYRDLPVEPGHEQLAEVFASTPNLIGIQKVIGDFYGDSVAPPSQLSELAQVGAADILLDDDGKVRRVLLSLKDENDKTVYSFAVRLALEYLKPQEIGFKMLDREQYKMGLGKTSFVRLTKNDGGYVGVDTGGIQILFNPRNHLCRNRMHHCNVFDTVSMTAVLENRIPPDFFRDRLVLIGSTAASLKDRFFTSYSNNWITAPAGVEIHAYAVDQLLSGALEGRRSIAVWSDSVEGFWILLWSGFGAILGWRFLRIRSKIMLLALVSGGSIGGGFLVFLAGWWIPIVPPLLALISSAVAMVGYTAYIESENRQTVMNLLGQHVSPKIAQAVWNSRHELLKEGQILGQQMTATVLFTDLQGFTRITEQSDAETLMLWLNEYMKAMSGIVLDHDGVVDKFIGDAIMAVFGVPIPRTRPDEMAGDAIAAVACAVAMGKKLRSLNQQWHAQGRPTVAMRVGISTGTVFAGSLGSRQRLNYTVLGDTVNVAARLESYDKTLDGGICRILIGEETYHYIQGQFPTQCIGSVQLKGREQPVNIYQVLT from the coding sequence ATGTTTAATCAAAAGATACCCAAACCCCGATTTTTTATCGGGCAGTCTCCCGATGTAACGGCTAAAAAAATTAAACAGGTTTTATGGGAATGGCGCGGGGTCTTCATCACTGCCCCCACTGTGGCACTTTTGACCATTGCCGTGCGAAGTTTGGGCGTCTTGCAACTGCTAGAATGGGCCACCCTTGACCTATTTTTTCGGTGGCGTCCCGTCGAACCCACCAATTCACGGATTGCCATTGTTGCCATTAGTGAATCGGATATTCAACGTGCTCAAACTTGGCCAATTTCTGACCAAGTTTTAGCGCAATTACTGAAAACTATTAAAAGTCACGAACCTGCCGCAATTGGACTAGATATTTATCGCGACCTCCCCGTAGAACCGGGACATGAGCAGCTTGCCGAGGTGTTCGCTTCGACCCCGAATTTAATTGGAATTCAGAAAGTAATCGGAGATTTCTATGGGGATTCCGTTGCGCCTCCGAGTCAATTAAGCGAACTCGCACAGGTGGGGGCAGCGGATATTTTATTAGACGATGATGGCAAAGTTCGGCGGGTTTTACTGTCTCTTAAGGATGAAAATGATAAAACTGTTTATAGCTTTGCTGTAAGGTTGGCCTTAGAGTATTTAAAACCCCAGGAAATCGGATTTAAAATGCTTGATCGCGAACAGTATAAAATGGGCCTGGGAAAAACCTCTTTTGTCCGTTTAACTAAAAATGATGGCGGTTATGTGGGCGTGGATACTGGAGGGATTCAAATTTTGTTCAACCCCCGTAATCATCTTTGCCGAAATCGGATGCATCACTGCAATGTTTTTGATACAGTGTCTATGACTGCTGTTTTAGAAAACCGCATTCCCCCGGATTTCTTTCGCGATCGCCTTGTCTTAATTGGGTCTACGGCAGCGAGTCTTAAAGATAGATTTTTTACATCATATAGCAATAACTGGATCACGGCACCCGCCGGGGTTGAAATTCATGCATATGCAGTAGATCAGCTATTGAGTGGGGCATTGGAGGGAAGACGATCCATCGCCGTTTGGTCCGACTCAGTGGAGGGATTTTGGATTTTACTATGGTCTGGGTTCGGTGCAATATTAGGGTGGAGATTCTTGCGAATTCGTTCCAAAATTATGCTCCTAGCCCTAGTCTCCGGAGGGTCGATTGGCGGAGGATTTTTAGTCTTTTTAGCGGGGTGGTGGATACCCATTGTCCCCCCCTTATTGGCCTTAATCAGTTCCGCCGTGGCAATGGTCGGCTATACCGCCTATATTGAGAGTGAGAACCGCCAAACGGTGATGAATTTGTTAGGTCAGCACGTTTCCCCAAAAATTGCTCAAGCGGTGTGGAATAGTCGCCATGAATTACTCAAAGAAGGGCAGATTTTAGGGCAGCAAATGACCGCAACGGTGCTATTTACCGACCTGCAAGGGTTTACCCGAATTACCGAACAAAGCGACGCCGAAACCTTAATGCTGTGGCTGAATGAGTATATGAAAGCTATGTCCGGGATTGTGTTAGACCATGATGGGGTCGTGGATAAATTTATCGGGGATGCTATTATGGCGGTATTTGGCGTGCCGATTCCTCGGACCCGACCGGATGAAATGGCCGGAGATGCGATCGCCGCTGTTGCTTGTGCAGTCGCGATGGGGAAAAAATTGCGATCGCTCAATCAACAATGGCACGCTCAAGGCCGTCCCACCGTCGCCATGCGCGTTGGCATCTCCACCGGCACAGTCTTCGCCGGGAGTCTCGGCTCTCGCCAACGGTTAAATTATACCGTGTTAGGGGATACGGTCAACGTCGCCGCCCGATTGGAAAGTTACGATAAAACCTTAGATGGCGGGATTTGCCGGATTTTAATCGGAGAAGAAACCTATCACTATATTCAGGGACAATTTCCCACCCAATGTATCGGGAGCGTCCAATTAAAAGGACGAGAACAGCCGGTGAATATCTATCAAGTTTTGACTTAG
- a CDS encoding DUF928 domain-containing protein, whose translation MAGQKTPLSLIPVGFAVLMAIAIVSRLSTPLQASATAFKIAQETRRGEWLAQEKDILDPPPDDSAPLQGSAGGTRFYQPPLIEPPSQGIPINNGIRGKCPVDRQIPSEPLTALMPSSGVGLTAAENSTTFFIYLPSTSALTGEFVLQDETGTEQLYQMMVELPNTPGIIRLPVPLQELSLNSGEYYRWYFSILCDPSDRAADLFVSGWIQPRDVSPSLMADLENAATPLERAEIYGKNGFWYPNLELLADIQQSSTNFSTEAKNGWDELLNSKVVNLNSLVNQPFVECCEMDNQFLLNPE comes from the coding sequence ATGGCTGGGCAAAAGACCCCTCTATCTCTAATTCCCGTTGGGTTCGCCGTCTTGATGGCGATCGCCATCGTCTCTCGCCTGTCAACCCCCCTACAGGCAAGCGCCACCGCCTTCAAAATCGCCCAGGAAACCCGACGAGGGGAATGGCTTGCCCAAGAAAAGGACATTCTGGATCCGCCACCGGATGACTCCGCTCCCTTACAGGGTTCAGCAGGAGGCACTCGATTTTATCAGCCGCCTCTAATAGAACCGCCTTCCCAAGGAATTCCCATTAATAATGGAATTCGCGGCAAATGTCCAGTTGATCGCCAGATCCCCTCGGAACCCCTCACTGCCTTGATGCCTTCCTCTGGAGTCGGGTTAACCGCAGCGGAAAATTCCACCACCTTTTTTATCTATTTGCCCTCGACTTCAGCCCTTACCGGCGAATTTGTCCTGCAAGATGAAACGGGGACAGAACAGCTTTATCAGATGATGGTGGAACTCCCGAATACCCCCGGGATTATCCGGTTACCAGTTCCCCTCCAAGAACTATCTTTAAACAGTGGCGAGTATTATCGGTGGTACTTTAGTATTCTGTGCGATCCGAGCGATCGCGCCGCAGATTTGTTTGTTTCGGGATGGATTCAACCGCGAGATGTGAGTCCCAGTTTAATGGCGGACTTGGAAAATGCCGCCACTCCCCTAGAGCGCGCTGAAATTTACGGAAAAAATGGCTTTTGGTATCCCAACCTGGAACTGTTAGCCGATATCCAGCAGTCCTCCACTAATTTTTCCACGGAAGCAAAAAATGGGTGGGATGAATTGTTGAATTCAAAAGTAGTTAATCTCAACTCTCTGGTGAACCAACCGTTTGTAGAATGCTGTGAAATGGACAATCAATTCCTGCTCAACCCGGAATAA
- a CDS encoding HEAT repeat domain-containing protein: MSTELTDALNQILSWVEQYKPWFVDYLQPGLSKNEIDKLVKNLPVQVPPEVYELYQWRNGATKGDLCKETAWIFENWTFQPLQEALLRAQSYHSSLSPSKPEGVDLVKLFPIFYPPQGPEQGVIEISINKEFYSPVIFLDFEQWPDTIKKYASLTSMMLTMAECYETGAYYHDEKAYDQSYISSHPEQVRQIWRKYNSNLGKFAVKTLQRFQPINWEILEYFSDEFVEFKNSETVKILIHTIQHFSQQNDEFGKNIVVVIKAIELLGELGDPQTLPTLIKILNLESDFCRIKNERVTELLLTYNRATEIEVQEIKAWALKEVRKIAAWALGEIEDLGGTEPLIETLHDSESEVRSAAAKALTKLILKFPDLEKKIPF; encoded by the coding sequence ATGAGTACAGAACTGACCGATGCCTTAAACCAAATCTTAAGCTGGGTAGAGCAATATAAGCCCTGGTTTGTGGATTATTTACAGCCCGGATTATCAAAAAATGAAATAGACAAGCTAGTTAAAAATTTACCCGTTCAAGTACCTCCTGAAGTCTATGAACTCTATCAGTGGAGAAATGGTGCAACAAAAGGAGACTTGTGTAAAGAAACAGCTTGGATTTTTGAGAACTGGACTTTTCAACCTTTGCAAGAAGCATTACTAAGGGCGCAAAGCTATCATAGCTCTCTTTCACCCTCAAAACCTGAAGGTGTTGATTTAGTAAAATTGTTCCCTATTTTTTACCCTCCACAAGGTCCAGAACAAGGGGTGATTGAAATTAGCATAAACAAAGAGTTTTATTCTCCGGTAATTTTTTTAGACTTTGAACAATGGCCTGATACAATAAAAAAATATGCTAGTTTAACAAGCATGATGCTAACGATGGCAGAGTGCTATGAAACAGGCGCTTACTATCACGATGAGAAAGCCTACGATCAATCTTATATTTCTTCTCATCCCGAACAAGTCCGTCAAATCTGGCGAAAATACAATTCCAATTTAGGAAAATTTGCCGTTAAAACTCTGCAAAGGTTTCAGCCAATAAATTGGGAGATATTAGAATATTTTTCAGATGAATTTGTGGAATTTAAAAATTCAGAAACAGTAAAAATTTTAATTCATACGATTCAACATTTCAGTCAACAAAATGATGAATTTGGAAAAAATATTGTGGTGGTCATAAAGGCAATTGAACTTTTGGGCGAGTTAGGCGATCCACAAACTCTTCCTACTCTAATTAAAATTTTAAATCTAGAAAGTGATTTTTGTCGTATAAAAAATGAGCGAGTAACTGAATTGCTACTTACTTATAATAGAGCGACTGAAATTGAAGTTCAAGAGATAAAAGCATGGGCGTTGAAAGAGGTTAGAAAAATAGCAGCATGGGCATTAGGTGAAATCGAAGATTTAGGAGGTACAGAACCTCTGATTGAAACTTTACATGATAGCGAGAGTGAGGTAAGAAGTGCAGCAGCTAAAGCATTAACCAAACTGATTTTAAAGTTTCCAGATCTTGAAAAAAAGATTCCATTTTAA
- a CDS encoding SH3 domain-containing protein — MRKFTQSHLPAAFVSLLAIAGGLLAGTAQTVAASTPSWQQAQATQSFCRRTLTPSGLIIRQGPNPTSPQVGFVPFDEQVTLVQGFQGIQGPDGRQWVEIAAPLRGYVSNGYGNASNLAYCVEQVGTTPVVSTEANPVNLCREVNSDRAPRGLAIRENPSRLSTYKGGVDAAGRVTLVENYQLVRDLNGEPRDWVQITFPINGYISAGSLAACP; from the coding sequence ATGAGAAAATTTACTCAATCACACTTACCCGCAGCATTTGTGAGTTTATTGGCGATCGCCGGAGGGTTACTAGCGGGAACTGCCCAAACCGTTGCTGCCTCAACGCCCTCCTGGCAACAGGCACAGGCAACCCAGAGTTTCTGCCGTCGCACCCTCACCCCCTCGGGGTTGATTATTCGCCAAGGACCGAATCCCACCAGTCCCCAGGTAGGATTTGTTCCCTTTGACGAACAAGTGACCCTTGTCCAAGGATTTCAAGGCATCCAAGGACCCGACGGACGCCAATGGGTCGAAATTGCCGCCCCCTTGCGCGGATATGTATCCAATGGCTATGGCAATGCCAGCAATTTGGCCTATTGTGTCGAACAAGTGGGAACAACTCCCGTAGTGAGTACCGAAGCCAACCCGGTTAACTTGTGCCGAGAAGTCAACAGCGATCGCGCACCCCGAGGGTTAGCCATTCGCGAAAACCCTTCCCGCCTTTCCACCTATAAAGGCGGAGTTGATGCGGCAGGACGAGTTACCTTAGTTGAAAATTATCAACTCGTCCGAGATCTCAATGGCGAACCCCGAGATTGGGTGCAAATTACGTTCCCCATTAATGGTTATATTTCTGCCGGAAGTTTAGCCGCCTGCCCTTAA
- a CDS encoding SprT-like family → MIRIQGIVKAAQIARSQLQAGVPPSRLVSFQEFIQETLAQIEKICANANMSPAQLPTPSRKAYEFLAQIDLTNLPVASQNSPSVSVQPIRLKNIRNQQQQVLSAIASIVAHPQNSHSKKQQLLKNLQETVATIEGICTQQNATPAQLSKTSRQTYAWMKFLTDESNLERHLSATRRTQKLAEEMLWSQMQHPCKTITVEFTNITHLYKGKIGPLEAKAQINEAFLNAPDEILAVLVRLAFLGKNQADSQAIKEYALSEDYSEVVLEVDLIADTEAENPQGKCYNLDRLFHTLNREYFGGKMVKPRLSWNRSFTTRKFGHYERGRDRVVLSISLDSDRVPQYVVEFVLYHELLHKHHEGKWVNGRLNVHTPEFRQDEQKFRKYKEADQWLTKLASE, encoded by the coding sequence ATGATTCGGATTCAGGGAATCGTCAAAGCAGCGCAAATCGCCAGAAGTCAGTTACAAGCAGGAGTCCCCCCCAGTCGCCTGGTCAGTTTTCAGGAATTCATCCAAGAAACCCTCGCGCAGATTGAAAAAATCTGTGCCAACGCCAATATGAGTCCCGCGCAACTTCCGACGCCCTCGCGCAAAGCGTATGAGTTCCTGGCACAAATCGACTTAACCAACCTACCCGTTGCATCCCAGAATAGTCCCTCAGTCTCCGTGCAACCGATTCGCCTGAAAAATATTCGCAATCAACAACAACAGGTTTTATCTGCGATCGCCTCCATTGTTGCCCATCCCCAAAACAGTCATTCAAAAAAACAGCAACTGCTTAAGAATCTTCAAGAAACTGTTGCCACAATCGAAGGAATCTGCACTCAACAGAATGCCACCCCAGCCCAATTAAGTAAAACCTCCAGACAGACTTATGCTTGGATGAAATTTTTAACCGACGAGTCAAATTTAGAACGCCATCTGAGTGCCACAAGACGCACCCAAAAACTGGCAGAAGAAATGCTCTGGAGTCAGATGCAGCATCCCTGCAAAACCATCACCGTTGAGTTTACAAATATCACCCATTTGTACAAAGGAAAAATCGGCCCATTAGAGGCGAAAGCCCAAATCAACGAAGCCTTTCTCAACGCCCCCGATGAGATTTTAGCCGTTCTGGTTCGATTAGCCTTTCTGGGTAAAAATCAAGCAGATAGCCAAGCCATTAAAGAGTACGCGCTTTCCGAAGATTACAGCGAAGTTGTGTTAGAAGTAGATTTGATAGCAGATACAGAAGCTGAGAATCCCCAAGGGAAATGCTACAACCTCGATCGCCTGTTTCACACCCTCAACCGAGAGTATTTTGGAGGCAAAATGGTCAAACCGCGCCTAAGCTGGAATCGGTCTTTTACTACCCGCAAATTCGGCCATTATGAACGGGGACGCGATCGCGTGGTGTTGAGTATTAGCTTAGACAGCGATCGGGTGCCGCAATATGTGGTTGAGTTCGTCTTGTATCACGAGTTGCTCCACAAACACCATGAAGGGAAATGGGTGAATGGACGATTGAATGTGCATACCCCAGAATTTCGCCAAGACGAGCAGAAGTTTCGCAAGTATAAAGAGGCAGATCAATGGCTTACTAAGTTGGCGTCTGAATAG
- the xseA gene encoding exodeoxyribonuclease VII large subunit yields MNESNTYQMLTDTALSVAGLTAYIQELLELDTQLRQVWVMGEVSSANHHRSGLFFTLQEPDGSATIRCVVWNSQLEKLVQMPQRGEQILVLGSIRMYPKRGEYQLTVWQGFPAGEGLQALRYRQLRSRLEAEGLFDADRKRPLPRHPQIIAVVSSPQAAAWGDIQRTLNQRYPGLRVLLSPATVQGELAPGSIASAIARVEADHRAEVLILARGGGASEDLACFNDERVVRAISQCSIPVITGIGHERDESLADLVADVRTSTPTAAAEIVVPELASLYAEHRYRVERVKAAMVEQMAQEIEGINQLRSRLYRLPLERQLKEDWQSLQWLRKRLVQATLQQGDRAQQRCELLRQKLGTLDPQKVLQRGYAVLKKEDGAIARSSSELAPGEEAVVQLAQGQVKVQITEILE; encoded by the coding sequence ATGAATGAGTCGAACACCTATCAAATGCTGACGGATACGGCCCTATCGGTGGCTGGATTGACCGCCTATATCCAAGAATTGTTGGAGTTGGACACCCAATTGCGGCAAGTCTGGGTGATGGGGGAGGTTTCCAGTGCCAATCACCATCGCAGTGGGCTGTTTTTCACGTTGCAGGAACCGGACGGGAGTGCGACGATTCGCTGTGTGGTTTGGAATTCGCAGCTTGAAAAATTGGTGCAGATGCCCCAACGGGGGGAGCAAATTTTGGTGTTGGGTAGTATTCGGATGTATCCGAAGCGGGGGGAGTATCAGCTAACGGTGTGGCAGGGGTTTCCGGCAGGGGAAGGGTTGCAGGCCCTGCGATACCGCCAGTTGCGATCGCGCTTGGAAGCTGAAGGGTTATTTGATGCGGACCGAAAGCGCCCGTTACCTCGGCATCCGCAGATTATAGCGGTGGTGTCGTCTCCCCAGGCAGCAGCATGGGGGGATATTCAGCGGACTCTCAATCAGCGTTATCCGGGATTGCGGGTGTTGCTGTCTCCGGCAACGGTTCAGGGGGAATTGGCCCCGGGTTCGATTGCTTCGGCGATCGCCCGGGTGGAGGCGGATCATCGCGCTGAGGTGCTGATTTTGGCCCGGGGTGGGGGCGCTTCGGAGGATTTGGCTTGTTTTAATGATGAACGAGTGGTGAGGGCGATTTCCCAATGTTCGATTCCGGTGATTACGGGAATTGGACATGAACGAGATGAATCCCTGGCGGATTTAGTGGCGGATGTTAGAACTTCTACTCCCACTGCTGCGGCTGAAATTGTGGTGCCAGAATTGGCGAGTTTGTATGCAGAGCATCGCTACCGGGTGGAACGGGTGAAAGCGGCGATGGTTGAGCAGATGGCGCAGGAAATAGAAGGGATTAATCAGTTGCGATCGCGGTTGTATCGGTTACCGTTAGAACGACAACTCAAAGAAGATTGGCAATCTCTGCAATGGTTGCGAAAAAGGCTGGTGCAAGCGACGTTACAACAAGGCGATCGGGCGCAGCAGCGTTGTGAGTTGTTACGGCAAAAGTTAGGAACCTTGGACCCGCAAAAGGTGTTACAACGGGGCTATGCGGTGTTGAAGAAAGAGGATGGGGCGATCGCACGCAGTAGCAGTGAGTTAGCACCGGGAGAGGAGGCAGTCGTGCAACTGGCTCAAGGTCAGGTGAAGGTGCAAATTACGGAGATTTTGGAATAA